A stretch of the Aegilops tauschii subsp. strangulata cultivar AL8/78 chromosome 4, Aet v6.0, whole genome shotgun sequence genome encodes the following:
- the LOC141021675 gene encoding uncharacterized protein, giving the protein MAEEPSPKHHGELLDKSSNLVDVHVPGEKREYTRTLTAVELHGKETLEIVCTSEPDKADEVMSRLGMKGGGLYPSFIGVDVEFTSDDEPPQMAAVLQLCIEELCLVYHIAAATKWPKGLKDFLQEEKLYTFVGFSIGGDKRMLNKSGLEINPNNFIDMQRKWKDPKTSKYYDSLADVADGVIHPFYSGMKKKMDKGEHKLWGTSPLPDNLITYAGIDAYATYKSWKTIYNIVTGWDISKEQEADPYYHCKFAG; this is encoded by the exons ATGGCGGAGGAACCGTCCCCCAAGCATCATGGCGAGCTGTTGGACAAGAGCAGCAACCTCGTCGACGTTCACGTCCCTGGCGAGAAGCGCGAGTACACGAGAACCCTCACAGCGGTTGAGCTCCACGGCAAAGAGACGCTGGAGATCGTCTGCACTAGCGAACCAGACAAGGCCGACGAGGTGATGAGCAGGCTCGGGATGAAGGGCGGCGGCTTGTATCCGAGCTTCATCGGAGTTGATGTGGAGTTCACCAGTGACGATGAACCTCCACAGATGGCGGCAGTCCTGCAGCTGTGCATCGAGGAACTCTGCTTGGTGTACCACATCGCAGCAGCCACAAAATG GCCCAAGGGCCTCAAAGACTTCCTGCAGGAGGAGAAATTGTACACATTTGTCGGTTTTAGCATTGGAGGTGACAAGCGGATGCTGAACAAGTCTGGTTTGGAGATCAACCCCAACAACTTCATTGACATGCAGCGCAAGTGGAAAGATCCAAAGACCAGCAAATACTATGACTCCTTGGCCGATGTTGCGGACGGCGTAATCCACCCATTCTACAGCggcatgaagaagaagatggacaaGGGAGAACACAAACTGTGGGGGACCAGCCCGCTGCCAGACAACCTCATCACGTACGCAGGAATAGATGCGTACGCCACGTACAAGTCATGGAAGACAATCTACAACATTGTGACAGGTTGGGATATTTCAAAAGAGCAGGAGGCTGACCCCTACTACCACTGCAAATTCGCTGGATGA
- the LOC109752325 gene encoding uncharacterized protein, with amino-acid sequence MAPVLQLCVDDLCLVYHIAAATKWPKRLNELLQHEKLFTFAGFSIESDKEKLKLSGLEINPNKFIDIQRKWRVPCTGKEYDSLTDVAASVIHPFYKGMKKNINTQEDYKLWGTSLLPDNLIEYAGVDAYDG; translated from the exons ATGGCACCAGTCCTGCAGTTGTGCGTCGACGACCTCTGCTTGGTGTACCACATCGCAGCGGCCACAAAATG GCCCAAGCGCCTGAACGAGTTGCTGCAGCATGAGAAGTTGTTCACATTTGCCGGTTTCAGCATTGAAAGCGACAAAGAGAAGCTGAAGTTGTCCGGTTTGGAGATCAACCCCAACAAGTTCATCGACATTCAGCGCAAGTGGAGAGTTCCATGCACCGGAAAAGAGTACGACTCCTTGACTGATGTTGCAGCCAGTGTCATCCACCCATTCTACAAAGGCATGAAGAAGAACATCAACACCCAGGAAGACTACAAACTGTGGGGGACCAGCCTGCTGCCAGACAACCTCATCGAGTACGCAGGAGTAGATGCGTACGAC GGATGA